One region of Gossypium raimondii isolate GPD5lz chromosome 6, ASM2569854v1, whole genome shotgun sequence genomic DNA includes:
- the LOC105772503 gene encoding uncharacterized protein LOC105772503 — MSVFYQEEHSHHSKRCKFIATLLKEAFSHCHSFNGRFSSSGHDDDEHSTSDIDDESEVVVSEIRTRAMEKMNRKTSSMTGSFSWVLSPSTGEIYISSNHFKRRDNDNEDDEFFSVGSCFSLCSSGVSREAFMSAKSNFSRCSSLKNVDFPEIWKFDSEDFRRRSIIREFCHCEGWPFGLCRKVVLLPPLPKSPSESWSWRKGTRLAKTPYI, encoded by the exons ATGAGTGTCTTTTACCAAGAAGAGCACTCTCATCATTCTAAGAGATGCAAATTCATAGCTACACTTTTAAAGGAAGCATTTTCCCATTGCCATAGTTTCAATGGTCGGTTTTCGAGTTCGGGTCACGATGACGACGAACACTCAACGAGTGACATCGATGATGAGTCCGAG GTAGTTGTTTCGGAAATCCGGACTCGAGCGATGGAAAAGATGAACAGAAAGACGAGTTCAATGACGGGAAGCTTTTCGTGGGTGTTATCTCCATCGACGGGAGAGATTTACATAAGCTCGAATCATTTTAAAAGAAGAGACAACGATAATGAAGATGATGAATTCTTTTCAGTAGGGAGTTGTTTCTCATTGTGTTCGAGTGGTGTTAGTAGGGAAGCGTTTATGTCGGCTAAATCAAATTTCTCACGTTGTTCGAGTTTAAAGAATGTTGATTTCCCAGAGATTTGGAAGTTTGATTCAGAAGATTTTCGAAGGCGATCGATCATTAGGGAGTTTTGTCATTGTGAAGGGTGGCCATTTGGGTTATGTAGGAAAGTTGTGTTGCTACCACCTTTGCCTAAATCACCCTCGGAATCTTGGTCTTGGCGTAAAGGGACTAGATTAGCCAAGACtccatatatttaa
- the LOC105772501 gene encoding 26S proteasome non-ATPase regulatory subunit 14 homolog has product MSGMERLHRMFAGAGGALGHPPPDSPTLDSSEQVYISSLALLKMLKHGRAGVPMEVMGLMLGEFVDEYTVRVVDVFAMPQSGTGVSVEAVDHVFQTNMLDMLKQTGRPEMVVGWYHSHPGFGCWLSGVDINTQQSFEALNQRAVAVVVDPIQSVKGKVVIDAFRLINPQTMMLGQEPRQTTSNLGHLNKPSIQALIHGLNRHYYSIAINYRKNELEEKMLLNLHKKKWTDGLTLRRFDTHSKTNEQTVQEMLNLAIKYNKAVQEEDELPPEKLAIANVGRQDAKKHLEEHVSNLMSSNIVQTLGTMLDTVVF; this is encoded by the exons ATGTCCGGTATGGAACGATTGCACAGGATGTTCGCCGGCGCTGGTGGTGCGTTGGGTCACCCGCCGCCGGATTCGCCGACTCTCGATTCGTCGGAGCAGGTCTACATCTCCTCTTTGGCCCTCCTCAAAATGCTCAAGCACG gAAGAGCTGGAGTTCCCATGGAAGTTATGGGTTTGATGTTGGGAGAGTTTGTCGATGAGTACACCGTACGTGTTGTGGATGTCTTTGCAATGCCACAGAGTGGTACTGGTGTCAGTGTTGAAGCTGTGGATCATGTTTTCCAAACAAATATGCTTGATATGCTCAAACAAACTGGAAG ACCAGAGATGGTGGTGGGTTGGTACCATTCACATCCTGGATTTGGCTGCTGGCTTTCTGGTGTTGACATAAACACACAGCAG AGTTTTGAAGCTTTGAACCAAAGGGCTGTAGCAGTGGTGGTGGACCCAATTCAGAGTGTTAAAGGGAAAGTGGTGATCGATGCATTCCGCTTGATCAACCCACAAACCATGATGCTTGGCCAAGAACCACGTCAGACAACATCTAATCTCGGGCATCTTAATAAGCCATCTATTCAA GCATTAATACATGGGCTAAACAGACATTACTACTCCATAGCCATTAACTACCGGAAGAATGAACTCGAGGAAAAGATGCTGTTGAATCTTCACAAGAAGAAGTGGACAGATGGACTGACACTTAGACGTTTCGATACTCATTCCAAAACTAATGAGCAGACTGTTCAG GAAATGCTGAATTTAGCTATAAAATACAATAAGGCAGTGCAGGAGGAAGATGAATTACCTCCTGAGAAGCTGGCGATCGCAAATGTCGGCCGACAAGATGCCAAGAAGCACTTAGAGGAACATGTCTCGAACTTGATGTCGTCAAACATAGTTCAGACATTGGGAACTATGCTCGACACGGTGGTGTTCTAA
- the LOC105772504 gene encoding uncharacterized protein LOC105772504, protein MENTDFDGKYLKTKQMGSGEGNPHFSVFDGVKTFSLTPEALMADINTAITNLEYARATAFLDSPSSSLSRNKSCDSSEYDAQMADQAYKAGCAALAAGKLDEAFHSLNVSLSKCPPEKASAVAKLQSLISLTSQQLNKSPVSD, encoded by the coding sequence atggaaaatacGGATTTTGACGGAAAATACTTAAAAACGAAGCAGATGGGTTCTGGGGAAGGGAACCCTCATTTCAGTGTTTTTGATGGAGTGAAGACTTTCTCATTAACACCCGAAGCTCTCATGGCCGATATCAACACTGCTATCACTAATCTCGAATACGCACGTGCCACGGCTTTCCTCGATTCCCCGTCTTCGTCATTGTCAAGAAACAAAAGCTGTGATTCATCCGAGTATGATGCTCAGATGGCTGATCAGGCTTATAAAGCCGGTTGTGCCGCATTAGCTGCTGGTAAGCTCGATGAAGCTTTTCATTCTTTGAATGTTTCGCTCTCTAAATGTCCGCCCGAGAAAGCCTCTGCTGTTGCTAAGCTTCAGTCTCTTATATCTCTTACTTCTCAACAACTCAACAAATCTCCTGTTTCGGACTAG
- the LOC105772502 gene encoding succinate dehydrogenase subunit 5, mitochondrial — translation MEKMMALRSVYRAARFRSSRFTPIAVTAAVNHNRHLVSRSFFSISSPIAPNLPRNTPSGGRSSFALRSGSMRYFSEDAAHLPDINDTEILNVFKDLMAASWDELPYSVVQDAKKALSKNTDDKAGQEALRNVFRAAEAVEEFGGILITMKMELDDSIGVSGENVKPLSSEFAAALKTVFQRYATYLDAFGPNETYLRKKVENELGSKMIYLKMRCSGLGSEWGKITVLGTSGLSGSYVEQRA, via the exons atggagaagatgatggCGTTGAGATCCGTTTATAGAGCAGCACGTTTCAGATCTTCCCGTTTTACCCCCATCGCCGTCACGGCCGCCGTCAACCACAATCGCCACTTGGTTTCCCGGAGTTTCTTCTCTATCTCATCGCCTATCGCCCCTAATCTGCCTAGAAACACCCCTTCTG GTGGGAGGTCGTCCTTTGCGTTGAGATCGGGAAGCATGCGCTATTTTAGTGAAGATGCAGCTCATTTGCCTGACATAAACGACACTGAGATTCTGAATGTTTTCAAGGACTTAATGGCTGCAAGTTGGGATGAGCTTCCCTATTCGGTTGTACAAGATGCAAAGAAAGCCTTATCGAAAAATACTGATGACAAAGCCGGTCAGGAAGCTTTGAGAAATGTTTTCCGTGCCGCTGAAGCTGTTGAAGAGTTTGGTGGTATTCTAATCACCATGAAAATGGAACTCGATGACAGCATCGGAGTGAGCGGAGAG AATGTAAAACCTTTATCAAGCGAGTTTGCTGCTGCACTTAAGACAGTGTTCCAACGATACGCGACTTACTTGGATGCATTCGGTCCTAACGAAACCTACTTGCGAAAGAAGGTAGAGAATGAGTTGGGATCAAAGATGATCTACCTAAAGATGAGATGTAGTGGCCTAGGTTCTGAGTGGGGAAAG ATTACCGTTCTTGGTACCTCGGGACTCTCTGGATCTTATGTGGAACAAAGAGCTTAG